A genome region from Methanococcoides burtonii DSM 6242 includes the following:
- the mcrG gene encoding coenzyme-B sulfoethylthiotransferase subunit gamma, whose protein sequence is MAYEAQYYPGATSVAENRRKHMSGKVEKLREVSDDDLTLVLGHRAPGSDYPSTHPPLAEMGEPECSVREMVEATPGAKAGDRVRYVQFVDSMYNAPSTPYFRSYAVAINHRGVDPGTLSGRQVVEARERDMEEVAKFQLETEMTCPALASLRGATVHGHSLRLPEDGIMFDMLDRCRLENGVVIMHKDQVGRAIDKKVDFGKPMSEEEAAKRTTIYRVDNIAFRDDAEVIEWVHTIFEKRTAYGFKPE, encoded by the coding sequence ATGGCATACGAAGCACAGTATTATCCAGGTGCAACATCCGTTGCAGAGAACAGAAGGAAACACATGTCCGGTAAGGTCGAGAAGCTCAGGGAAGTCTCTGATGACGATCTGACCTTAGTACTCGGACACCGTGCACCAGGTAGCGATTACCCAAGCACACACCCTCCACTTGCTGAGATGGGTGAACCAGAATGTTCAGTCAGAGAGATGGTCGAAGCAACACCAGGCGCAAAAGCCGGTGACAGGGTAAGGTACGTTCAGTTCGTTGACTCAATGTACAACGCACCTTCAACCCCATACTTCAGATCCTACGCAGTAGCTATCAACCACAGAGGTGTCGACCCAGGTACACTTTCCGGTCGTCAGGTCGTAGAAGCTCGTGAAAGAGATATGGAAGAAGTCGCAAAGTTCCAGCTCGAGACAGAAATGACCTGCCCGGCACTTGCAAGTCTTCGTGGCGCAACAGTGCACGGTCACTCACTCCGTCTCCCAGAAGACGGTATCATGTTCGATATGCTCGACAGATGCCGCCTTGAGAACGGCGTAGTAATTATGCACAAGGACCAGGTCGGAAGAGCTATCGATAAAAAGGTAGACTTCGGAAAACCAATGTCTGAGGAAGAAGCTGCCAAGAGAACCACAATCTACCGTGTAGACAATATTGCATTCAGAGATGACGCAGAGGTCATCGAATGGGTCCACACAATATTTGAGAAGAGAACCGCATATGGATTCAAGCCAGAGTAA
- the mcrC gene encoding methyl-coenzyme M reductase I operon protein C — protein sequence MFDRETQVVDCRHGMGLGRGGGLAQRGTLSETGRPDVIAVAMSPGRRHITKPICELTYGMRREEIQVSVLVLNSGSGIPDTPMRSGSFGITPEEIAQISRHKLAVIHTGNIRDHVVKKVREILKEADTPAIVVCQANIDFEDLARVGIKTKIVKPKSSEIQTKGKVMDIVTGITRGESCSRDKLNELVKAVKTTMRSIDN from the coding sequence TTGTTCGACCGGGAAACTCAAGTTGTAGATTGCAGGCATGGAATGGGCCTTGGCCGAGGTGGAGGACTCGCACAGCGCGGTACACTTTCCGAGACAGGACGCCCTGATGTCATCGCAGTTGCAATGAGCCCGGGAAGACGACATATCACAAAGCCGATATGTGAACTCACATACGGCATGCGCAGGGAGGAGATACAGGTCAGTGTACTGGTACTTAATTCTGGATCCGGCATTCCTGATACTCCTATGAGATCAGGTTCATTCGGGATAACACCTGAAGAGATTGCCCAGATATCCAGACATAAACTGGCCGTTATCCATACCGGAAACATACGGGATCACGTGGTTAAGAAAGTAAGGGAAATTCTAAAGGAAGCAGATACCCCGGCAATAGTCGTCTGTCAAGCAAACATTGATTTTGAGGATCTTGCAAGGGTAGGCATAAAGACCAAGATTGTAAAGCCAAAAAGTAGCGAGATCCAGACGAAAGGTAAAGTCATGGATATCGTAACAGGCATCACAAGAGGTGAGTCCTGTTCAAGGGATAAACTAAACGAACTTGTGAAAGCCGTTAAAACTACAATGAGATCGATCGATAATTAA
- the proB gene encoding glutamate 5-kinase — MTNRKEIIGDAEKIVIKIGTTSISREDGSLNNEFMDTIASQVSELHRAGKQIILVSSGSIGIGIEILDLGCRPKEIPVRQAAAAVGQGVLMQHWTEAFQKYGLNVAQILLTYDSFTNRLTYLNLRNSISTLLSYGVIPIINENDPICVHEIEATLGDNDKLSAMVASKMEADLLILFTDIDGLYDKNPKRHDDAVLLRTVEEITPTIESYGGNPTSMKGVGGMRTKIDAAKICNISGCYMVIANSNVDDGIRRILDGEELGTLFLTNQFVHKNRIRWIILARSSGSIVVDTGAKEALAKRMSLLPSGVLGVAGTFDRGDIVKLECDGVVFGKGITDYTSEELKAIKGKQTNEIADILGYKNYDHVVQKDNIGLFK, encoded by the coding sequence TTGACCAATCGAAAAGAAATAATCGGTGATGCTGAAAAGATCGTTATTAAGATAGGAACAACTTCCATAAGCCGGGAAGATGGCAGCCTTAATAACGAGTTCATGGATACGATAGCATCACAGGTATCTGAGCTGCATAGAGCCGGAAAACAGATAATACTGGTAAGTTCCGGTTCCATAGGAATAGGTATTGAAATACTCGACCTTGGATGTCGCCCGAAAGAGATACCCGTGCGCCAGGCTGCCGCTGCTGTGGGGCAGGGAGTCCTCATGCAGCACTGGACAGAAGCATTCCAAAAATATGGTTTGAATGTAGCGCAGATCCTGCTAACATACGATTCATTCACCAACCGTCTGACCTACCTCAACCTAAGGAACAGCATTTCCACTCTTTTGAGCTATGGGGTCATCCCCATAATCAATGAGAACGACCCCATCTGTGTCCATGAGATAGAAGCAACTCTTGGGGACAATGATAAACTTTCAGCAATGGTTGCCAGCAAGATGGAAGCAGACCTGTTAATACTTTTTACAGACATAGATGGCCTTTATGACAAAAATCCAAAAAGACACGATGATGCAGTTCTGCTAAGGACTGTTGAAGAGATAACTCCTACCATCGAAAGCTATGGTGGAAACCCCACTAGCATGAAAGGTGTCGGAGGAATGAGGACAAAGATAGATGCCGCCAAGATCTGCAATATATCAGGTTGCTACATGGTCATCGCAAACAGCAATGTCGATGATGGTATCCGAAGAATACTGGATGGCGAAGAATTGGGAACCCTCTTCCTCACTAACCAGTTCGTACACAAAAATAGGATACGCTGGATAATCCTCGCCAGATCATCAGGAAGTATCGTAGTCGATACCGGTGCAAAGGAAGCATTGGCTAAAAGAATGAGCCTTCTTCCATCAGGAGTTCTAGGCGTTGCAGGCACTTTTGACCGAGGGGACATTGTAAAACTTGAATGTGACGGTGTTGTATTCGGAAAAGGGATAACAGATTATACGTCCGAAGAACTGAAAGCAATCAAAGGAAAACAGACCAACGAAATTGCAGATATACTCGGATACAAGAACTATGATCATGTGGTCCAGAAAGACAATATTGGCCTGTTCAAATAA
- the mcrA gene encoding coenzyme-B sulfoethylthiotransferase subunit alpha, whose amino-acid sequence MADDRKRMFQKDLEIKFTKAHGDNKMEGGEITDKKVTYYRLGVDQNPRKVEMRKAGQEIADKRGLVGYNPMMHCGGIPLGQRALTPSFISGTDIMVESDDLHYVNNAAMQQMWDDIRRTTIVGMDMAHETLEKRLGIEVTPETINHYLEVLNHALPGGAVVQEHMVETHPALVDDCYCKIFTGDDELADEIDDQFLININKQFPEEQAEALKAAIGKTTWQAAHIPTIVSRTTDGAQTSRWMAMQVGMSFIAAYNMCAGEAAVADLSYAAKHAGVISMGDMLPARRARGPNEPGGISFGHMADIIQTSRVDAEDPAHVALEVVGAGCMLYDQIWLGSYMSGGVGFTQYATAAYTNNILDDNLYYNVDYINDKYDGAANKGADNKVKATMDVVKDIATESTIYGIENYEKYPTALEDHFGGSQRATVLSAAAGSATALATGNGNAGLSGWYLSMYLHKEALGRLGFFGFDLQDQCGATNVFSFQSDEGLPLELRGPNYPNYAMNVGHQGGYAAITSAAHAGRGDAWAVNPLIKVCFADDMLPFDFTAPRKEFGRGALKEFEPAGERSLIIPAK is encoded by the coding sequence ATGGCAGATGATAGAAAGAGAATGTTCCAGAAAGATCTGGAAATCAAATTCACAAAAGCACACGGCGACAACAAGATGGAAGGCGGAGAGATCACTGACAAGAAAGTGACCTACTACCGTCTTGGTGTAGACCAGAACCCAAGAAAGGTCGAAATGAGGAAGGCAGGCCAGGAAATAGCTGACAAGAGAGGTCTTGTTGGTTACAATCCTATGATGCACTGTGGTGGAATACCACTCGGTCAGAGAGCACTAACACCTTCCTTCATTTCCGGTACTGACATCATGGTCGAGTCCGATGATCTTCACTACGTCAACAACGCTGCAATGCAGCAGATGTGGGATGACATCAGAAGAACCACAATTGTCGGTATGGACATGGCTCACGAGACACTCGAGAAACGTCTCGGCATAGAAGTCACACCAGAAACGATCAACCACTACCTTGAAGTGCTCAACCACGCACTCCCCGGTGGAGCAGTTGTTCAGGAGCACATGGTCGAAACACACCCAGCTCTTGTAGATGACTGTTACTGTAAGATCTTCACCGGTGACGACGAGCTTGCAGATGAGATCGATGACCAGTTCCTCATCAACATCAACAAGCAGTTCCCAGAGGAACAGGCAGAAGCACTCAAAGCAGCTATTGGAAAGACAACCTGGCAGGCAGCACACATCCCAACCATTGTTAGCAGAACAACAGATGGTGCACAGACCTCAAGGTGGATGGCAATGCAGGTTGGTATGTCCTTCATCGCAGCATACAACATGTGTGCTGGTGAAGCAGCCGTAGCTGACCTTTCATACGCAGCAAAGCATGCTGGTGTAATCTCAATGGGAGATATGCTTCCAGCAAGACGTGCTCGTGGACCAAACGAACCTGGTGGAATTTCCTTCGGTCACATGGCTGATATCATTCAGACAAGCCGTGTTGACGCAGAAGATCCAGCACACGTAGCTCTAGAGGTAGTAGGTGCAGGATGTATGCTCTACGATCAGATCTGGCTCGGATCATACATGTCTGGTGGAGTCGGTTTCACACAATACGCAACCGCTGCATACACCAACAACATCCTCGATGACAACCTGTACTACAACGTTGACTACATCAACGACAAGTACGATGGTGCAGCAAACAAGGGTGCAGACAACAAGGTCAAGGCAACAATGGATGTTGTCAAGGACATCGCAACAGAGTCCACGATCTACGGTATCGAGAACTACGAGAAGTACCCAACCGCACTCGAAGACCACTTCGGTGGTTCCCAGAGAGCAACAGTACTCTCCGCAGCAGCAGGTAGTGCAACAGCACTCGCAACCGGAAACGGAAACGCTGGTCTTTCCGGATGGTACCTTTCAATGTACCTGCACAAGGAAGCACTCGGACGTCTTGGTTTCTTCGGTTTCGACCTGCAAGACCAGTGTGGTGCTACAAACGTATTCTCCTTCCAGTCCGACGAAGGTCTGCCACTTGAACTACGTGGTCCAAACTACCCTAACTACGCAATGAACGTAGGTCACCAGGGCGGTTACGCCGCAATCACTTCAGCAGCACACGCAGGACGTGGAGATGCATGGGCAGTTAACCCACTGATCAAGGTCTGCTTCGCAGATGACATGCTTCCATTCGACTTCACCGCTCCAAGGAAAGAGTTCGGTAGAGGCGCATTGAAAGAGTTCGAGCCTGCTGGTGAGAGATCCCTCATCATCCCGGCAAAATAA
- the mmp10 gene encoding methyl coenzyme M reductase-arginine methyltransferase Mmp10 (Mmp10 (methanogenesis marker protein 10) is a cobalamin-requiring radical SAM methyltransferase that creates the methylarginine modification to methyl coenzyme M reductase.) produces the protein MEIGADVGGNPGVDCRGFCSYCYFKKVKDVPAFGCKHCFPFSKGCDYCTRGVKELYSGFKPAQYVMGEVSQAIHFSSGELDKITISGSGDVSCYPDLKELVYLLSQFQKPIHLGYTSGKGFTSEEDASFFIENGVTEVSFTVFATDPEIRGKYMNDPEPEISLAVLREFCANCEVYGAIVVIPGINDGAVLEKSLSDLEEMGATGAILMRFANSREEGLILGNAPIMDNIKTHTVDEFTQIVREAASKHDLRITGTPMEDPLIGSPFAIRLNDDLLAQLPEVRKKATILTSNVAAGRLSEIFGKLGGTVNVIGLNKDIGCLITIDDLNDIDLSEVTETVLIPGRAFVHDPEAKAVLSADGVDRMVRRGPESLTVDGEMSIGMTEKEVLDLEFENFKELIEHINAIGMPV, from the coding sequence ATGGAAATCGGAGCAGATGTTGGAGGCAACCCAGGTGTGGATTGCCGTGGGTTTTGCAGTTATTGCTATTTCAAGAAAGTGAAAGATGTACCTGCGTTTGGTTGTAAACACTGCTTTCCTTTTTCAAAGGGGTGTGACTATTGTACACGTGGTGTAAAAGAGCTCTACTCCGGTTTCAAACCTGCTCAATATGTCATGGGGGAGGTCTCACAAGCTATACATTTTAGCAGTGGCGAGCTTGACAAGATCACAATAAGTGGCAGTGGCGATGTCAGCTGTTATCCGGACCTTAAAGAACTGGTATATTTGCTATCTCAGTTCCAAAAACCCATCCATCTTGGCTACACAAGTGGAAAAGGATTCACTTCTGAAGAAGATGCTTCATTCTTTATTGAGAACGGTGTAACCGAAGTTTCATTTACAGTATTTGCTACTGACCCCGAGATCCGCGGGAAGTATATGAACGATCCTGAACCAGAGATATCGTTGGCTGTACTTCGGGAGTTCTGCGCAAATTGTGAGGTTTATGGTGCTATCGTCGTAATACCTGGTATTAACGATGGTGCCGTACTCGAAAAGTCACTGAGTGACCTCGAAGAGATGGGTGCGACAGGTGCTATTCTGATGCGTTTTGCAAATTCAAGGGAAGAAGGCCTTATTCTCGGGAATGCACCAATTATGGACAATATCAAGACCCACACGGTGGATGAATTCACCCAAATAGTTCGCGAAGCTGCATCAAAACATGATCTCAGGATCACTGGCACTCCTATGGAAGATCCTCTTATAGGTTCTCCGTTTGCCATACGTTTGAACGATGACCTTTTGGCACAACTTCCTGAGGTCCGAAAAAAAGCCACTATACTAACAAGTAATGTAGCTGCAGGCAGACTGTCTGAGATATTTGGCAAGCTCGGAGGCACTGTTAATGTAATCGGACTTAACAAGGACATTGGATGTTTGATAACCATTGATGACCTCAATGATATTGATCTTTCCGAAGTCACAGAAACAGTGCTGATCCCTGGGCGTGCTTTTGTTCACGATCCCGAGGCAAAGGCAGTACTTTCTGCCGATGGCGTTGATAGGATGGTAAGGCGTGGTCCTGAATCATTGACCGTGGATGGCGAGATGTCTATTGGTATGACCGAAAAAGAGGTTTTAGATCTTGAATTTGAGAATTTTAAAGAGCTTATCGAACACATCAACGCGATTGGTATGCCTGTATAA
- a CDS encoding ATP-binding response regulator, protein MKIGEDDQNREIRPKILIAEADEKDAEALVSHLSPNYDIIRAVNGNEAVIITKEKHPDLVLLNSTLPEIDGYEVCRLLKRDESNKVLPVIMITSITDEDEKTKAIESKADDLLVRPVDILELTTRVRSLLRMKELHDQLVKEKDQAQKYVDVAGSIIGVISKDLKVTLVNQKACDVLGYEKDEIIGKNWFDAFLPGYVRERIKEGYIGVIEGKLEPPEYSEKPILNKTNEERLIFWHDVVLRDKDNNIIGTISSGDDITERKIAEKAMEEANRELELLDNIKDQFLTNLTHELRTPLISIKGFTELMLEDHMGPINDAQKNAIHTVLRNSERLRHLVESLLYVSGEHTKNIKYNMDVLSLTKITEEILETFTAPILKKGLTIERNIQTDLPTILGDKDHLKRMINHLLDNAIKFTPEGGKIGISALHDSESVIINIEDTGIGIPEELLPNIFSRFYQVDGSTRRKYGGTGVGLHICKKIIEAHKGSLSVSSKIGEGTIISVKLPI, encoded by the coding sequence ATGAAAATAGGGGAAGATGATCAGAATCGTGAGATAAGACCAAAGATATTGATAGCAGAAGCTGACGAAAAGGATGCAGAAGCATTGGTCTCACACCTATCCCCAAATTATGATATTATAAGGGCAGTAAATGGAAATGAAGCAGTAATTATTACAAAAGAAAAACATCCAGATCTGGTACTTTTGAACAGCACTTTACCCGAGATAGATGGATATGAGGTATGCAGACTTCTTAAAAGAGATGAAAGCAACAAGGTCTTGCCTGTTATAATGATAACTTCAATAACAGACGAGGACGAAAAAACAAAAGCTATCGAATCAAAAGCTGATGATCTTCTTGTAAGACCAGTGGATATTCTTGAACTTACAACAAGAGTACGTTCTCTGCTCCGCATGAAAGAACTTCACGATCAACTTGTCAAAGAAAAAGATCAGGCACAAAAGTACGTTGATGTTGCTGGATCTATAATTGGGGTCATAAGCAAAGACCTGAAGGTCACGCTTGTAAATCAGAAGGCATGTGATGTTCTTGGTTATGAGAAAGATGAAATTATCGGAAAGAACTGGTTCGATGCATTCCTTCCGGGATATGTCAGAGAAAGAATAAAGGAAGGATATATAGGAGTTATTGAAGGCAAATTGGAACCACCGGAATATTCAGAAAAGCCAATCCTAAACAAAACAAATGAGGAGAGACTTATATTTTGGCATGATGTCGTTCTCAGGGATAAGGACAACAACATAATAGGCACCATTAGTTCCGGCGATGATATAACAGAGAGGAAGATCGCAGAAAAAGCAATGGAAGAAGCAAATCGGGAATTAGAGCTTCTTGACAACATAAAAGATCAGTTTCTAACGAACCTCACCCATGAACTTAGAACACCCCTCATTTCAATAAAGGGATTTACTGAACTTATGTTGGAAGACCATATGGGACCTATAAATGATGCCCAGAAAAATGCCATTCATACTGTTCTCCGAAATTCAGAACGACTTAGGCACTTAGTAGAATCATTGCTCTACGTAAGTGGAGAACATACAAAAAATATAAAGTACAATATGGATGTACTCAGTCTTACTAAGATCACTGAAGAAATACTTGAAACCTTTACTGCCCCAATACTAAAAAAGGGACTTACCATTGAAAGAAATATCCAAACCGATTTGCCCACGATACTAGGTGATAAAGACCATCTCAAAAGGATGATCAACCATCTTCTGGACAATGCGATCAAATTTACTCCAGAAGGTGGAAAAATAGGAATTTCTGCACTCCATGATAGTGAATCGGTGATTATAAATATTGAAGATACAGGAATTGGCATCCCCGAAGAGCTTTTACCAAACATATTCAGTAGATTTTATCAGGTAGACGGCTCCACAAGAAGAAAATATGGAGGAACTGGAGTGGGACTGCATATATGTAAAAAGATAATCGAAGCTCACAAGGGTTCGCTATCTGTATCAAGCAAGATAGGCGAAGGTACCATTATCAGTGTAAAACTGCCAATATAA
- a CDS encoding glutamate-5-semialdehyde dehydrogenase, with product MATDIEQKVMEAKMASIVLASVDTQTKDNALEAMAKALDANRNKILEANKADLEEAERMKNEGKLSQALVDRLKVTDPKIDGMISGIRDVIKLEDPSGRTINTLELDKGLELYQVSSPIGLIGVIFESRPDVVPQVMSLCLKSGNATVFKGGSEALNSNRVIFNILVEALEDTPGIPKGAFQLMETREEVMDILALDEYIDLLIPRGSNDFVKFIQDNTKISVLGHADGICHVYVDTNADLNKAYDVCFDSKVQYPAVCNAMETLLINREIAEEFLPEMVRRYEEVGVELRFDEGSYAIAEKLGSANIAKATEDDWKTEYNDFILSIKLVDSIEEAIDHINKYGSHHTDAIITENKTKRKQFIALVDSSSVMVNASTRFADGFRYGKGAEVGISTNKIHARGPVGMEGLVIYKYVLLGNGDKVATYAGDTPRPFTHKELDSKLSDIINE from the coding sequence ATGGCCACAGACATAGAACAAAAAGTAATGGAAGCAAAAATGGCATCCATCGTACTTGCAAGTGTAGACACTCAGACAAAGGATAACGCTCTGGAAGCTATGGCAAAAGCACTTGATGCCAACCGTAACAAGATACTGGAAGCGAACAAAGCTGACCTTGAAGAAGCTGAAAGGATGAAAAACGAAGGCAAACTTTCACAGGCCCTTGTCGATCGTTTGAAAGTGACCGACCCCAAGATCGATGGTATGATCAGTGGCATACGGGATGTAATAAAGCTGGAAGACCCATCAGGCAGGACAATAAATACCCTTGAACTCGATAAAGGACTTGAACTCTATCAGGTCAGCTCCCCGATCGGCCTCATTGGAGTTATTTTTGAATCCAGACCCGATGTGGTACCACAGGTCATGTCCCTCTGTCTTAAAAGTGGTAATGCAACAGTGTTCAAAGGTGGAAGTGAAGCACTTAACTCGAACCGTGTCATATTCAACATACTTGTAGAAGCCCTGGAAGATACCCCGGGAATACCAAAAGGTGCATTCCAGCTTATGGAAACAAGAGAAGAAGTAATGGACATCCTTGCTCTTGACGAATATATAGACCTTCTGATCCCACGTGGCTCTAACGACTTCGTGAAGTTCATACAGGACAATACCAAGATATCAGTATTAGGACATGCGGATGGTATCTGCCATGTATATGTTGATACTAACGCTGACCTGAACAAAGCCTATGATGTCTGTTTTGACTCAAAGGTACAATATCCTGCAGTATGCAACGCAATGGAAACCCTGCTTATAAACAGGGAAATAGCCGAAGAGTTCCTGCCCGAGATGGTAAGAAGGTATGAAGAGGTAGGAGTTGAGCTTCGTTTTGATGAAGGATCATACGCCATAGCAGAAAAACTTGGCAGCGCGAACATTGCAAAAGCAACCGAAGATGACTGGAAGACCGAATACAACGACTTTATCCTCTCCATCAAGCTAGTGGATTCAATTGAAGAGGCTATCGATCACATCAACAAGTATGGTTCACACCATACAGATGCGATCATCACCGAGAACAAAACAAAGAGAAAACAGTTCATCGCCCTTGTCGACTCATCCAGTGTAATGGTGAACGCATCCACACGGTTCGCAGACGGATTCCGTTATGGAAAAGGAGCAGAGGTCGGGATCAGCACCAACAAGATACACGCCCGCGGCCCTGTGGGAATGGAAGGACTTGTCATTTACAAATATGTGCTTCTTGGAAATGGTGATAAGGTCGCAACCTATGCAGGAGACACTCCAAGACCATTCACACACAAAGAACTTGACAGCAAGCTCTCCGACATTATCAACGAATGA
- the mcrD gene encoding methyl-coenzyme M reductase operon protein D, whose protein sequence is MVESVTNLEDLIQIEICPARFLSPETAQRLLNELSNIEGITRAFVHGPRLPKTVPYGPATGHDVDHKFSKNIQIGETDMDLAVIVGRIRLEILNEEIRENIREVCERTLPMGYEFRQGLFIQRRQTVSDYAKRGPGADPTTLGLADPKGKVGNRVCMLNPAE, encoded by the coding sequence ATGGTCGAATCTGTCACAAATTTAGAAGATCTCATTCAGATCGAGATATGTCCAGCACGGTTCCTGAGTCCAGAGACCGCACAGAGACTACTCAATGAACTGAGCAACATCGAAGGCATTACACGGGCATTCGTACATGGCCCGAGGTTACCAAAGACCGTACCATACGGACCGGCAACCGGACACGATGTTGATCATAAATTCAGTAAAAATATCCAGATCGGTGAAACGGATATGGACCTTGCTGTAATTGTTGGCCGCATAAGGCTGGAGATCCTTAACGAAGAAATCAGAGAGAACATCAGAGAAGTGTGCGAGCGAACACTACCGATGGGCTATGAGTTCCGGCAAGGACTTTTCATACAAAGGAGGCAAACCGTTTCAGACTATGCAAAACGCGGACCTGGTGCTGACCCGACTACTTTAGGGCTAGCTGATCCGAAAGGAAAGGTCGGAAATCGTGTCTGTATGTTAAATCCAGCGGAGTGA
- the mcrB gene encoding coenzyme-B sulfoethylthiotransferase subunit beta, protein MSDKVDIYDDRGTLLESDVDILNLAPTTNTAIGKIIKDTKRTVAINLAGIEKGLATGKYGGKGRQILGRSLEYDIVGNADAIAESVANLVKVSNDDDTVVKVIGGGKQLLVQVPSARTDAGADFVSGSTVSGAAVVETIINTFNTDMFDAPLVKGAVWGSYPQTMDMSGGNVASILSIPQQNEGLGFSLRNIMTNHVAAITGRKAMNAAALSSIYEQAGMYEMGNAVGSFERHQLLGFAYQGLNANNVVYDIVKENGKTGTIGTVIDTVIEKAIDLGVIEVDHTAPSGYKFYKANDVSMWNACAAAGQLAATLVNCGAGRAAQNVSSTIVYFNDILEKQTGLPGCDMGRAQGTGVGFSFFSHSIYGGGGPGIFNGNHVVTRHSRGFAIPCVSAACAIDAGTQMITIEKTSALVGNVFGSIEEFREPIKAVAGAL, encoded by the coding sequence GTGTCTGACAAAGTAGACATATATGACGACAGAGGTACACTGTTGGAAAGCGATGTAGATATACTCAACCTCGCCCCAACAACAAATACAGCAATAGGAAAGATCATCAAAGACACAAAGAGAACTGTTGCTATCAATCTTGCAGGTATAGAGAAAGGTCTCGCAACCGGCAAGTATGGTGGTAAAGGACGTCAGATTCTCGGACGCAGTCTTGAATATGATATCGTAGGGAACGCAGATGCTATCGCAGAGTCTGTTGCAAACCTTGTAAAGGTAAGCAATGATGACGACACAGTAGTAAAAGTGATCGGCGGCGGAAAACAACTTCTTGTGCAGGTCCCAAGCGCAAGAACAGACGCTGGTGCTGACTTCGTTTCAGGAAGCACAGTAAGTGGCGCAGCTGTTGTAGAGACCATCATTAATACGTTCAACACCGACATGTTCGATGCACCACTAGTAAAGGGCGCTGTCTGGGGTAGCTACCCACAGACCATGGACATGAGTGGCGGTAACGTTGCATCAATTCTCAGCATACCACAGCAGAATGAAGGTCTCGGTTTCTCCTTGAGGAACATCATGACCAACCACGTCGCTGCTATCACAGGCAGAAAGGCAATGAACGCTGCTGCACTCTCTTCGATCTACGAGCAAGCAGGTATGTACGAGATGGGTAATGCGGTAGGTTCATTCGAGAGACACCAGTTACTTGGATTTGCATATCAGGGTCTTAACGCTAACAACGTAGTCTATGATATCGTCAAAGAGAACGGTAAGACCGGTACAATCGGCACAGTTATCGATACAGTTATCGAGAAAGCAATCGATCTCGGCGTCATCGAAGTTGACCACACAGCACCATCCGGATACAAATTCTATAAAGCAAATGACGTATCCATGTGGAACGCATGCGCAGCAGCTGGTCAGCTTGCAGCTACACTCGTAAACTGTGGAGCAGGCAGAGCAGCTCAGAACGTATCATCAACTATCGTGTACTTCAACGATATACTCGAGAAGCAAACAGGTCTTCCTGGCTGTGACATGGGTAGAGCACAGGGTACTGGAGTCGGATTCTCTTTCTTCAGCCACTCAATCTACGGTGGTGGAGGTCCAGGTATCTTCAACGGTAACCACGTTGTAACAAGACACTCCAGAGGATTCGCAATTCCTTGTGTATCCGCTGCATGTGCAATTGACGCAGGTACTCAGATGATAACTATCGAAAAGACATCTGCACTTGTCGGAAATGTGTTCGGTTCGATCGAAGAATTCAGAGAGCCAATCAAAGCAGTTGCAGGGGCACTCTAA